A genome region from Cucurbita pepo subsp. pepo cultivar mu-cu-16 chromosome LG02, ASM280686v2, whole genome shotgun sequence includes the following:
- the LOC111787963 gene encoding single-stranded DNA-binding protein WHY2, mitochondrial, translating to MLKLQRWLSRNQLFEQVVCKKAGHVDHAFGSHPFSSGVGIPGQKFTHTVPKNENDRVYAAYNVYKGKAGVSMFPCLPTFTKLESGSLVIDRRGSILLTFFPAIGERKYDWTKKQFFSLSPTEVGTLINLGPRDSCEFFHDPGMLSSTAGQVRKSLTIKAHADGNGYFISLNVVDNTKSTKEFLSVPFTAGEFSVMKTACSFALPHILGWDRLTKPSLGMEKGFQPNKVNREGLSLEWKR from the exons ATGTTGAAGCTACAGCGATGGTTGTCCAG GAACCAGCTATTTGAACAAGTTGTGTGTAAGAAAGCTGGTCATGTTGACCATGCTTTTGGGTCACATCCTTTCTCATCTGGAGTCGGCATTCCAGGACAAAAGTTTACTCATACAG TCccaaagaatgaaaatgaccGAGTTTATGCTGCTTATAATGTATATAAGGGCAAAGCTGGAGTCTCAATGTTTCCTTGTCTGCCAACTTTCACTAAATTAGAG TCTGGGAGTCTTGTAATTGATCGACGTGGTTCAATACTGCTGACGTTCTTTCCTGCCATAGGGGAGCGCAAGTATGATTGGACAAAAAAACAg TTCTTTTCATTGTCCCCAACAGAGGTTGGtactttaataaatttggGTCCCAGAGACTCTTGCGAATTCTTCCATGACCCTGGAATGCTTTCAAG TACTGCTGGTCAAGTAAGGAAGAGCTTAACAATTAAGGCCCATGCAGATGGCAATGGCTATTTCATCTCTTTGA ATGTTGTTGATAACACGAAAAGTACCAAAGAATTCTTGAGTGTTCCCTTCACAGCAGGCGAATTTTCTGTGATGAAGACAGCTTGCAGT TTTGCCCTGCCTCACATTCTTGGTTGGGATCGGCTGACAAAACCCAGTCTTGGCATGGAAAAGGGTTTTCAACCAAACAAGGTGAATCGTGAAGGATTGAGTTTAGAGTGGAAAAGATGA
- the LOC111787969 gene encoding RING-H2 finger protein ATL7-like, whose protein sequence is MAYDHLDRSKGYSVASGPGPASKPASEMKIYQFFVFCIPIVVTFIILLLFYLLYLRRRRADWSSIRMRTSTAVTNNDISTAEVGLKKEFREMLPIIVYNESFFVTDTQCSVCLGEYKTEDKLQKIPSCGHVFHLECIDHWLSNHTTCPLCRHSVLSPLPQTPHVQIDMGLESSNEQQHEEATPPDSNQACQHTTSPV, encoded by the exons ATGGCTTACGACCATTTGGATCGATCAAAAGGCTATTCAGTTGCTTCTGGGCCAGGTCCAGCTTCAAAGCCTGCATCTGAAATGAAGATCTATCAGTTCTTTGTTTTCTGTATTCCAATTGTTGTCACTTTCATTATTCTCCTCCTGTTCTATCTCCTTTACCTTCGTCGCCGAAGGGCTGATTGGAGCTCCATCCGAATGCGAACCTCTACTGCAGTCACCAACAATGACATCTCAACA GCTGAAGTTGGGTTGAAGAAGGAATTCAGGGAGATGCTTCCCATTATTGTGTACAATGAGTCATTCTTTGTCACTGACACACA ATGTTCAGTCTGTTTAGGGGAATACAAAACAGAAGATAAGCTTCAGAAGATACCATCATGTGGGCATGTATTTCACCTTGAATGCATTGATCATTGGCTATCCAACCACACTACTTGCCCGCTCTGTCGCCACTCCGTCCTTTCTCCGTTGCCTCAAACGCCACATGTTCAGATCGATATGGGACTCGAGTCATCGAATGAACAACAACACGAAGAAGCAACTCCCCCAGACAGTAATCAAGCTTGTCAACATACAACATCTCCGGTGTAA